A region of Brevundimonas sp. NIBR10 DNA encodes the following proteins:
- a CDS encoding SDR family oxidoreductase produces MTGAAAGIGRAAARALADAGATLIAIDRDASGVQATTMAIGGTAEARVLDVTDAVAWGELADWIRSRFGRLDILVNSAGVSLSDRVGDADLEIYRRTFAINVEGSLLGMAVALTFMRPAGKGTIINLSSAASLKGNPIMASYGASKAAVAHYTRSAALEVARAGHDIRINAVHPGLIDTSMAQDLYTILAKVGPPETVMKMVTTGRPGRAEEVADLILYLASDRASFISGASIVADRAQSA; encoded by the coding sequence GTGACCGGCGCCGCCGCTGGTATCGGGCGGGCGGCGGCCCGCGCCCTCGCGGACGCGGGTGCAACCCTCATAGCCATCGACCGGGACGCTTCCGGCGTGCAGGCAACGACGATGGCCATCGGGGGCACGGCCGAGGCTCGCGTCTTGGATGTCACGGACGCCGTGGCTTGGGGTGAACTTGCGGACTGGATCAGATCACGGTTCGGTCGGCTCGATATTCTGGTCAACAGCGCCGGCGTGTCCCTGTCCGATCGGGTCGGCGACGCGGACCTGGAGATCTATCGTCGGACCTTCGCGATCAATGTGGAGGGCTCGCTGCTGGGGATGGCGGTTGCGCTCACCTTCATGCGGCCGGCGGGGAAAGGCACGATCATCAATCTGTCCTCTGCGGCCTCGCTCAAGGGCAACCCGATCATGGCGAGTTACGGAGCGAGCAAGGCTGCGGTGGCGCACTACACCCGCAGCGCAGCCCTCGAAGTCGCCCGGGCCGGACATGATATTCGCATCAACGCGGTTCATCCCGGATTGATCGACACCTCGATGGCTCAGGACCTCTATACCATTCTGGCCAAGGTCGGGCCGCCGGAGACGGTGATGAAGATGGTCACGACCGGCCGGCCTGGCCGCGCCGAAGAGGTTGCCGACCTGATCCTCTATCTGGCGTCGGATCGCGCCAGCTTCATTTCCGGTGCCAGCATTGTCGCGGATCGCGCACAAAGCGCCTAG
- a CDS encoding TetR/AcrR family transcriptional regulator — MSDARPLSLRDSHRAHTRARIQDAARETFFGRGYHEATIDEIAQAAGVSRSTLYLYFPDKPDMLTHIAKAYGDALCKVVERLPSPNPSRAEIGVWVGELARFIADDRTPAILITHLSERVDAPMAVSQIGDRLIGALAARLPAFAAALDNSGAHELARAWALVVMRDLGWACLQAARDDGKGLGASLLIVAGDLLEHFIKKNDEWGTT; from the coding sequence ATGTCGGATGCCAGGCCCCTGTCCCTTCGCGACTCCCATCGCGCCCATACGCGCGCGCGGATTCAGGATGCTGCGCGCGAGACCTTCTTCGGCCGCGGTTATCATGAGGCGACAATCGACGAGATCGCCCAGGCGGCCGGCGTCTCCCGCTCGACGCTCTATCTCTATTTCCCGGACAAGCCTGATATGCTCACCCATATCGCCAAGGCTTACGGTGACGCCCTGTGCAAGGTTGTCGAGCGATTGCCGAGCCCGAACCCGTCACGAGCCGAGATCGGCGTCTGGGTCGGTGAACTCGCCCGGTTCATCGCCGACGACAGGACGCCCGCAATCCTTATTACTCACCTTTCCGAACGCGTAGATGCGCCTATGGCCGTGAGCCAGATTGGTGACCGATTGATCGGCGCCTTGGCAGCACGGCTGCCGGCCTTCGCGGCGGCACTGGACAACAGCGGTGCACACGAGCTTGCGCGGGCCTGGGCCCTGGTCGTGATGCGTGATCTCGGCTGGGCCTGTCTGCAGGCTGCCCGGGACGACGGCAAGGGACTGGGTGCGTCCCTGCTGATCGTGGCGGGCGATCTGCTCGAGCATTTCATCAAGAAGAACGACGAATGGGGGACGACATGA
- a CDS encoding oxygenase MpaB family protein, protein MGDDMNRQEKRWLGEPDRYARLRKIESLDVETDYREITLLFYGDFQSAMMAKAFNGFLMTYSGPRISKVLHASGELEKRVAKRVIDTTILASKVLTEGFVGEGRDAARRVNAMHKQYDIETDDFLAVGIEEVVGSIELAERYGWRPVTDKEREAVLRYYSHQTRAFGSPKPLPPTYAEAQAFFSHYLDTETRYEPRNEELAKVFIKFNRSLMPLWLRPMIGPLLSAQLDPRVARACGIKPGSKFMRGLADVLLKRAAAADPVPDGAPSQHEALIRTVYPNGYKVSEVGTHVKPPKPEPAPALAAAGQTGAHPSQTSVA, encoded by the coding sequence ATGGGGGACGACATGAATCGCCAGGAGAAGCGCTGGTTGGGTGAGCCGGATCGCTACGCACGGCTGAGGAAGATCGAGTCGCTGGATGTAGAGACCGATTATCGGGAGATCACGCTCCTGTTCTACGGCGACTTTCAGTCCGCCATGATGGCCAAGGCCTTCAACGGGTTCCTGATGACCTATTCGGGTCCACGGATATCGAAGGTGCTGCACGCATCCGGGGAGTTGGAGAAGCGCGTCGCCAAGCGGGTGATCGACACGACCATCCTGGCCAGCAAGGTCCTGACGGAAGGCTTCGTGGGGGAGGGGCGCGATGCCGCCCGTCGCGTGAACGCCATGCACAAACAATACGATATCGAGACGGATGATTTTCTGGCCGTGGGGATCGAGGAGGTGGTCGGCTCGATCGAACTGGCCGAACGCTACGGCTGGCGCCCGGTCACGGACAAGGAACGTGAAGCCGTCCTTCGGTACTACAGCCACCAGACCCGGGCGTTTGGATCTCCAAAGCCGCTTCCGCCGACCTACGCCGAGGCGCAGGCCTTCTTCTCCCACTATCTCGACACTGAAACCCGCTACGAACCGCGCAACGAGGAACTCGCCAAGGTCTTCATCAAGTTCAACCGCTCCTTGATGCCGTTATGGTTGCGTCCGATGATCGGGCCCTTGCTTTCGGCGCAACTGGATCCCCGTGTGGCTCGAGCCTGCGGCATCAAGCCGGGATCCAAATTCATGAGGGGTCTCGCCGACGTCTTGCTCAAACGCGCTGCGGCCGCCGATCCTGTCCCGGACGGTGCGCCGAGCCAGCATGAGGCCTTGATCCGGACCGTATACCCGAACGGGTACAAGGTCTCCGAAGTGGGGACCCACGTGAAGCCCCCCAAGCCAGAGCCAGCACCGGCTCTCGCCGCCGCCGGTCAGACGGGGGCTCATCCCAGCCAGACCTCAGTCGCCTGA